In the genome of Paenibacillus pabuli, the window ACTGCAAATCGCACAATGGATCGTTTACGTTTCCTACAGGCAGATATCGAAAGGTGGGCTGTACATGCCCCGGAGTCCTCAGTGGATATCATCGTCTCCAACGCCTGTTTTCAATGGCTAAATTCACCGCAGGAAACGCTGGGTCACCTGCGGCGAATGTTGCGCCCCGGAGGTTTGCTCATATTTACGACCTTCGGGCCTGATACATTTCGTGAGATGCATGAGGCATTCCATGAAGTTTATCGAGCTAACGGGATGGAACCACAGCGGCATGGACTTTCGTTTCCATCCCCAGTTCAATGGGAGATTATGCTTCAGAAATCCGGATATTCTGGTTTCCGTTGTGAGCGTTCGATGCATATGGAAAAGTATGCTTCCGCGAGAGATTTTCTTTATACAGTTAAAGGAATGGGAGCCAGCACCTCAGAAGCAGCAACGGTATCCGGGTACAGCTTGCGGCGATTGTTCACCAACATGTATAAGGAGTACGAGGATAAGTTCAGCATACAGGGAGGCGTCGCAGCGACGTACGATCTTCTACTCATTCAATCCGTAGCTCCTTATTAACCCTTTACCTGAGAAGGAACAATCAGATGAAGCTCCAGCAA includes:
- the bioC gene encoding malonyl-ACP O-methyltransferase BioC, which produces MTNNSRNSAVQRQFNRSAISYDAHAHVQRSMANYLARSLSEWRNRRFLSDPSILEIGCGTGALTQILVNEWPNANITALDIASEMIEVASKRFRSAEHPGTANRTMDRLRFLQADIERWAVHAPESSVDIIVSNACFQWLNSPQETLGHLRRMLRPGGLLIFTTFGPDTFREMHEAFHEVYRANGMEPQRHGLSFPSPVQWEIMLQKSGYSGFRCERSMHMEKYASARDFLYTVKGMGASTSEAATVSGYSLRRLFTNMYKEYEDKFSIQGGVAATYDLLLIQSVAPY